From the Acidilutibacter cellobiosedens genome, one window contains:
- a CDS encoding Gx transporter family protein: MRNIRSMLFLALLVSMGLALSIIESFIPVPFIIPGAKLGLSNIVILITLVLFGFKEALIVGILKSIAFVLSTGSVSSLIYSLLGSVFSCLIMYFVYKYFSNIFSLIGVSIFGAVAHNVSQVAVASLIMNNFKVFSYLPPLLPVSLLTGYFVGLSSIYINKNLEKNLKKIGINRD; encoded by the coding sequence TATGTTGTTTTTGGCATTGCTGGTTTCTATGGGATTGGCATTAAGTATTATAGAATCCTTTATTCCTGTCCCTTTTATTATACCTGGAGCTAAACTGGGACTTTCCAATATTGTCATATTGATAACTTTAGTATTATTTGGCTTTAAAGAAGCATTAATTGTAGGAATATTGAAGAGTATAGCTTTTGTGTTAAGCACAGGAAGTGTTTCCAGTTTAATATATAGTTTATTAGGTTCGGTTTTTAGTTGCCTAATTATGTATTTTGTCTATAAATACTTTTCCAATATATTTAGTCTTATTGGAGTAAGTATATTTGGGGCAGTAGCTCATAATGTTTCTCAAGTGGCAGTGGCAAGTCTGATAATGAATAATTTTAAGGTATTTTCTTATTTACCCCCATTGCTTCCCGTAAGTCTTCTTACAGGATATTTTGTTGGTCTTTCTTCAATTTATATTAATAAAAATTTAGAAAAAAATTTAAAAAAAATAGGAATTAATAGAGATTAG
- the radC gene encoding RadC family protein, with protein sequence MEKKDVTLGNYTIKSWPVSERPREKLQRHGVGFLSNSELLAIIIRTGHKDDTAMDLAQKILSMDQNGIGYLSDVKQEELTQIKGIGYCKAAQIVAAVELGKRISSQYNYNMEKIQVSSPEVLVNLLMEEMRYLKKEYFKIAILNTKNNIISIETISVGNLNSSIVHPREVFNLAIRKSANSIILIHNHPSGDPNPSPEDINITNRLIEAGNIVGITVLDHIIIGDNRYVSFKERSII encoded by the coding sequence ATGGAGAAAAAAGATGTAACCTTAGGGAATTATACGATTAAAAGCTGGCCTGTTTCAGAGAGACCAAGGGAAAAGCTTCAAAGGCATGGTGTAGGTTTTTTATCTAATTCGGAGCTTTTGGCCATAATCATAAGAACCGGGCATAAAGATGATACCGCTATGGACTTGGCTCAGAAGATATTATCCATGGATCAAAACGGAATCGGATATTTGTCTGATGTTAAACAGGAAGAGTTAACCCAAATCAAGGGAATCGGATATTGTAAAGCAGCACAGATAGTCGCTGCAGTCGAACTGGGAAAGAGAATTTCATCTCAATATAATTATAATATGGAAAAAATCCAGGTAAGTTCTCCTGAGGTTTTAGTAAATCTGCTCATGGAGGAGATGAGATATTTAAAAAAGGAATATTTTAAAATAGCGATATTAAATACAAAGAATAATATAATAAGTATTGAAACAATTTCTGTTGGAAATTTGAATTCTTCCATTGTGCATCCTCGGGAAGTTTTTAATTTGGCTATTAGAAAGAGTGCAAATTCCATTATTTTAATACATAATCACCCAAGTGGAGATCCAAATCCCAGTCCTGAAGATATCAATATTACTAATAGACTAATAGAAGCGGGTAATATTGTCGGGATTACGGTGTTAGACCATATAATAATTGGTGATAATAGATATGTAAGTTTTAAGGAAAGAAGTATAATTTAA
- a CDS encoding nucleoside triphosphate pyrophosphatase: protein MRKVILASSSSRRKDILSKYKIDLEIYPSFINEKVRGNFSPEETVMSLSFEKAKSVEKYFKNHEIIIGADTVVYIDNMILGKPKDEWDSFNMIKLLSGREHNVVTGISIIEADSNIKIIDYEKTKVVFRKLSDDKIKNYIETNEYEDKAGGYGIQGYGEILVERIEGCYSNVVGMPVFKLDYLLEKYFNISLL, encoded by the coding sequence ATGAGAAAAGTAATATTGGCATCCTCTTCTTCAAGGAGAAAGGATATTCTTTCTAAATATAAGATTGACTTAGAAATATATCCCAGTTTTATAAATGAAAAAGTAAGGGGAAATTTTAGTCCGGAAGAAACGGTTATGTCATTATCATTCGAGAAAGCCAAAAGTGTTGAAAAGTATTTTAAAAATCACGAAATAATAATCGGAGCTGATACTGTTGTTTATATAGATAATATGATATTGGGAAAACCTAAAGATGAGTGGGATTCCTTTAATATGATAAAACTGTTGAGTGGGAGAGAACATAATGTAGTAACTGGAATATCAATTATAGAGGCAGATTCAAATATTAAAATTATAGATTATGAGAAAACAAAGGTAGTGTTTAGAAAATTAAGTGATGATAAAATCAAAAATTATATAGAAACCAATGAATATGAGGATAAAGCTGGAGGGTACGGAATACAAGGATATGGAGAAATATTAGTTGAAAGAATTGAGGGATGTTATTCTAATGTAGTAGGTATGCCGGTTTTTAAACTTGATTATCTTTTAGAAAAATATTTTAATATAAGTTTATTATGA